AACCTCATTCCTGATTTGCCCTTTCTCTGGTGTAAATAGAGTATTTGCAATTTCTGTAGTCTTTCCTCCTAGTTCAGTTGTCTAATCCATGTTATCAACTTAATTGTCCTTTGCCACAGTTGCTCCAGTACTAGGATGTCCACAGTGCAGTACAGTTCACTCCCGTTGGGCCAAACGAGTGCTCTACAAATTCATCATCACTTCCTGGGACTTGTGCTCTAACCTTTTGTTTCCTCTGTCCCTAAGATTGTATTTACCTCTTGTGTTGTGTATACCAATGTACTTTAGCTTATATTCCTACTGTTTATTCCCCTTCCTCAGACTCATCATACTTTGCATTTATTAGCaacaacttgcacttgtatagtTCCTTTTAATATCCTCAAAAAATCTCAAGCTGCTTCAAAAAACAGAAGGAAACAAATGTTGAACATGTTAGGAAACTAAATTGAATAGGTGACTAAAGATgttaaagcgaggggatttgagaagacaTTTGAAGCTGGGAAGGAATGTAGAAAGGGAAAGGgctttagagaaggaattccagagagcAGAGCCATGATAATTGAAATTTCTCCCACCAGTGATGCAGCAGAGGGAGGGTAATGCACATAGTAGGCCAGTCAGAATACCAGCGGGTGTGAACTATGGCCCTGGGCTTAATTCCTTTCCACGCCCCTAAGGCAATCAAACACAAGTTGCAGGGAATCAGTGGCCACCAAGTGCAACAAGTTACATTGACTGTACGTGTTGCTATTGGTCACGGTTAGGAACTCGGCAAGTTCCTTTTTTGAAACTGTCGCCACAATCTGCGTTCGCCACTCGAGTTGTTCCAGGTGTTGGCAACCCTTTATCTCCCACAATTAATGGGTGGGAGCACGAAGAATTGGTGATCCAATGGGCTCCAGGGCTTGTAACTACATCGTTTGATCCTGATTCACATATTCATCGTGAAGTTTCACACTGAATCCCCCATTATGTGGTATGATGCAGTGTGTCTCTGCTCTGGTGCAATGGCTCTGAGTTCGAGTGCACTCTGCCATTATACACTTCTACCAATTTGTGCCAAAGCGTAATCATGTGAATCAGAACATCTGCCCACTGTCCTTATTCTCCCATTCATGATATCACCGAGTTAAATCATTACAATTGCATACAAGGGGAAAGTCTAAATAAAATGTGTATGCTTGCAGACTCACTAACTAATTCTAAGTTGTCGCAATTTATTGTTAGATTTTGAAGAATTGTGGCCCAAAAGATCCATTATTTTTAACCTGATCTACTTGACTGCTGTCAATCTTCCTGGAGCCAGTAAACTTGCTGCTCCATTGCCTACAACAGTTAAAATATAACAAAACACATGGGCTTGGTGGAGTATTGGGCCCCATAGTACAGCTGGATTACAGGAAGACAGCTGCACTATCCACAGTTAAATGCATGGGAGTAGTGCAGTCAGCTTACTCTCAGAAGATCCACACTGCAATACAATAAGCAGCTCTAGTAAATATTTAGACATAAAAATTTTCTTTGCTTCATTAAGCAACTGAACTCTTCTTTTCCACTTGTAATTAAAAAAAGTGTATTAAAGGGCTGTAATTCTATCGTGGATAATTACTATCTCTTGCTTTTTTTTTATGTCGTCATCTTAGTCCTGTTACTGAGTTACAGCTGTGTAATTCACTCACTGGTATCTCTATATAATATGCGGTGTTTCAGAGAACTATTTTCTGCAAACTTTTGCAGGCTGTTTTCCATGGTACACTTGTTACAATTGAGAATTTCTTGTCATGGAAAGCTAAATTTGATGCAGACTTAGCTGAAATCAGAAGAAAAGAGCAAAAGGAAGAGGAGCAGATTGGAAAAGTTAAACTGACAGGTATGTTAGATGTACTTGTTTTGAATATGATACTTTGATGCTCCTTGACTTTTCTTTCCATCCAGATGTCTGCTGAAATGGTCCTTTCATCTTGGTTTCTTAATACAAAATGAGCTGTGCAAATACTGTATCTAAAATCCATGAACAATTCTTCGCACATtacaatctttttttaaaaaaaactatgcAATGATGTTCCTCCAAAAATCAGGATTTCACTAGATAACCATTATTTTGTCAGTCATCTCTGATTTCTTCAGTAACTTTCTTGTTTACTTTAACAGCTTACTTCACACTAATACTGCCTTGATCATCCCTAAAGTGGGTAACTCCAATtacctcctggctagcctcccaccctCCATCGACTTCTGCTCCTCAAACTCTGCTGGCTGTATCCCATCCTGCACAAAGTCCCAAATGGCCATCGCTCTTGtcttcattgacctacattggctcccaactccaaggttaaatttctcatccttgtgtttaaatccatcCATTGCCTCACCCCTTCCCCGCTCCCTATCCTCCAGCTCTATAACCCTACCTCCCTAAACTCCCAGTTTCTCTCATGCCCCATTTCTCTTTTCCGCTCTGCGTCCTTCCCTATGGACTGCACCTTGATGTGGCGGGAAGGCTTGCATGCTGCCATAACTCTGAGCGCTATCTGTGGTTGTATAACTCCTGGTAGGTCCACCCAAGCCAGACAGGTCGATAAGGAGTTCACTCATCCCCCTGGTAAGGGGTTGTGAGGCAGGCTGATCTATCTATGTAAAAAAAAATGCCTAACTATAAAATGACCCAGAGACTAGAGTATTATGAAAGATGTGATAATGGCATACTTGGATAATAGCAatcggattaaacaaagtcaacatggagttatgaaaggaaaatcatgtttgacaaacctactggagttttttaaggatataactgatagaataaataagggagaaccagtggatgtagtgtatttggattttcagaaggcctttgatgaagtcccacataagaggttagtgtgcaaaattaaagcacatagaattgggggtaatgtattggcatggattgaaaattggttaactgacaggaaacagagattaggaataaatgggtctttttcggggtggcgggcagtgactaatggggtaccacagggatcagtgcttgggcctcagctatttacaatatatataaatgatttggatgagggaaccaaatgtaatatttccaagtttattgacgatacaaaactaggtgggattgtgagttgtgaggaggatgcaaagatgctgcaagtggATTTAGAAAGACtgattgagtgggcaaacacgGTAGATGCTGTATAACgttgataaatgtgaagttatccacttctttggtaggaaaaacataaggacaaaggattatttaaatggtgatggcttgggaagtgtcgatgtacagagagacctgggtgtccttgtacatcagtcattgaaagcaaacatgcaggtgcagcaagcagttaggaaggcaaattgtatgttggtcttcattgcaagagaatttgagtacaggagcaagcatGTCTTacgacagttatatagggccttggtgagacagcacctggagtattgtgtacagttttggtctccttacccaagtaaggatatgcttgccatagagggagtgcagcgatggttcaccagactgattcctgggatggcaggactgtcatatgaggagaggttttgttgactaggcctgtattcactagaatttagaagaatgagaaaggatctcattgaaacgtataaaattctgactgggttggatagactggatgcggggaggatgtttcccctggctgggaagtctagaacaaggtcacagtctcaggatacggggtaggaaatttaggactgagtaggaaatttaggactgagatgaggagaaatgttttcactccgagggtggtgaacctgtggaattccctaccacagaaggctgtggaggccaagtcactgaatatattcaagagggagatagatagatttctagaaacaaaagacatcaaggggtatggggaaaaagtgggaaaatggtgttgagataaaggatcagccatgatcatattgaatggtggtgcagactcgaagggccgaatggcctactactcctattttctatgtttctaagcaagaAGAGCCCGTTAGACTTGCAAACAAAAACGTCAACTGTGGAAAATTACAATCTGCTTGATGTAAGGCAAGATGATATTCTGATTGGAGTCAAATATCTTGCTTTGGACAGCCGGTGGAATAAATGAGTTCCCTCATGTGCCACGAGCTACAGGAGGCTCTAACTAAAtaactttgccccaccattggcggccttgccttcagctgcctatgccccatgtcctgaattccctccctaatccgtctccctcttctcttccctctcttccttgagaccctccttaaaacttggTATTTGACTCAACTTCTGGTCATTCTTCCTAATCTCCTTTGTCTCCGTATCCCTGTATGTCTAAGACTGGGTCGAAATGGGTCGCTTTTTCAGGCAGTCATCGCaggcactatgggcccaagtttccacatgatttgcgcctgatttttaggagcaactggtggagaacggactatcttagaaatcgcaattctccacatttttttttctgcagttctagtcaggtagaacagttctactttggaacagaattttttcttcaaaagggggcgtgtccggccactgacgcctgatttcaaagtttccacagtgaaaacgtactccaaactaagttagaatggagcaagtgaagatttttgtagaactgaaaaaacctgttctacacattaaaaaatcaggcgcaggttacaaattaggcatccagaacgaggtggaggggggggggggaagggaagtcattaaattctacaatcaatccttatttatacttctacaaatattatacaaataaatccaacctgaataaacatttataagcaaagaaaagattaaataaaccatcttcctacctgtgcttcaggcacggagaatgctgcaggcattcgttcccgcggtggggggggggaattgaacagccgtttcgttcccgcgggggggggggaaggagacagtgagaaggctgcaagtgctgatgtgctgacggcaatgtgcttttattaaaaaatgttcaaaaattaaacagctacaaagaattacaaaaatggccgagtgccaatgtttttttcacactgagcatgcgccaacgcgcacgcgcagcgttgccggcaggaaaaaaactaatttaattagtacccgccccctcccacttacaaaatcggcgcgagtgtaggctccgccccccccctgggtgccgcgccaggcagacaaggagctgcagaacgctccagaatggcGAGGTtctttttaggtgccgttttaggcgcgaaaaacgggcgccctgctcggaggggcgcccgttttttatcgtgtggaaacttgggcccaatgaacctCCTGCTGTACTGTCAAATTCTGATTGTGTTTAATGATTCTATATTGAGTGGTGCACCTTTCAAGTTGTGTTTTTATATTTCAGGAAAGCAGCTGTTTGAAACCGATCATAACCTTGATACATCTGACATTCAATTCTTGGAAGAAGGTAAAGCACAatttatttcagtttataatgaaaCTGTATGGCCTTTATTTTGACAGGTACTGTTTATGTACTACATAAGGTTTTGAAGTTTAAAATTGGAAATGCAATGTATAAGATTTGAATAGCCCATACACACTTCGATATCTCCAATTGTATATATTTCATAAATGTGGCAGGGGAAGGGCTCTGATCTCTCTGTTTTCTCAGTGCAACTTTTAATCAAATTATTATAATTGAAACAAGGTGAGTTTTGATTTTTTTCATGGACTCTGCCATTCTGATACCTTAGCGATATAAGAAGTTATGTATGATTTTAAAATGATGCTTGATTAATTGGATCCTAAATTAATGTCGTATATGAGACTATTACCAAAATACTGCTATCTTTACTTGTTCATATAACTGGATTGTGACTAAAACTGTTCTATGTACATTTACAACAGGTAACAATGTGGAAGTTGATGAATCCCTGTTCCAAGATATGGATGATTTAGAATTAGATGATGAAGATGACCCAGATTATAATCCCGATTTAGAGAGTGATGAAGACTAAGTATTTAGAAGTGATTTTGTAAAACGCACCATTTACAATGGCAGGATTGGAATTCATCAGTAAATGAGAATGAAGTCACGGCATCTGTGACTTTTTGTATTGCAACTAGCAAGCAGCGGTCATAAAATACAAACATTATTTTTTAATCTTGTGCCCTCTTCTGTATGCTTCCATCACTGTTCAATAAATTTTCTCCAAAAGCGAAACTCTTTTGAATTTAATTCGAAATGTTTCCTTCTCTTTGAAGTGTTTGCCTTTCTTGTAAATTTTCAGTACATTCCTCCTAACTGCAGCATTTGGTTAATTTATTACACTTGCCTGAAGTTTTATTAGTAAATGAAAGCTATTGGCATGTTGCTATAACCTCATTATTTTAGTAATGTGGTTTTATTATGCATCCCAAATTCCAGAGCTAGAACAGTAAAGTAGTAACTTACATTCTTTGGATCATGCAGGCTAAATAGCTCCCCTGTGGTTTGCTAACCAAGTAAATACTGGTCAAATGGAAATTAATGTTTTATTTTAGTAAAAATTGAAGCCAGTCCAAATAATTGTTTACATTGTGAAAAAGTATTTTACTGTGGTAACTTTTTAAATTACAGTCTTGACACAATTCAGCCACACTGATCTATTAGTGTAAGATAAATTTAAAACCCAGAAAACCTGAATTCTTGCAATAAATTCCTAAAATAATTTGAATGACTATGCAG
This genomic stretch from Pristiophorus japonicus isolate sPriJap1 chromosome 7, sPriJap1.hap1, whole genome shotgun sequence harbors:
- the rwdd1 gene encoding RWD domain-containing protein 1 isoform X2, whose amino-acid sequence is MKKAQENIGMVMIFTLVTAVQEKLNQIVDQIKSRKEEEKILKEKEAEEVEKAVFHGTLVTIENFLSWKAKFDADLAEIRRKEQKEEEQIGKVKLTGKQLFETDHNLDTSDIQFLEEGNNVEVDESLFQDMDDLELDDEDDPDYNPDLESDED